From Bifidobacterium longum subsp. longum JCM 1217, one genomic window encodes:
- a CDS encoding homoserine dehydrogenase, with translation MARNNETPIRVGLLGAGTVGSQTARLIVEQKDELSARIGRPVELTGVACLDPKETEKFPWIDQSIVTTDTLSVATNSDIVIELIGGTTVARKFVLAAIESGASVVTANKALLAKYGPEIYSAAEAKGVDIYFEAAVGGAIPFLRPLRESLVGDKVTSMLGIVNGTTNYILDEMTTKGLQFDDVLKDAQAKGYAEADPTGDIEGYDAANKAAIMATLGFHTSVTIDDVSVEGITKITADDIAAATAEHKVIKLLAVVENGEAGVSARVYPALIDENHPLASVHGSFNAVFVKAEAADDLMFYGRGAGGAPTASAVVGDVVTEARHIAAGCTGPSIPLYKNLPKAPITASKAAFAVRFLIHDKPGVLAAIAAEFAKNGVSINGVNQDLKPTMTDPGYDGEIQQLRVVTHLTDEETLRNTVKAVQALDFVTGDPSILRVLD, from the coding sequence TTGGCTCGCAACAACGAAACCCCGATTCGCGTAGGCCTGCTTGGTGCCGGCACCGTCGGCTCCCAGACCGCCCGCCTGATTGTCGAGCAGAAGGACGAACTGTCCGCTCGTATCGGCCGCCCGGTCGAACTGACCGGCGTCGCCTGCCTCGACCCGAAGGAAACTGAGAAGTTCCCGTGGATCGACCAGTCCATCGTCACCACCGATACTTTGAGCGTGGCCACCAACTCGGACATCGTCATCGAGCTCATCGGCGGCACCACCGTGGCCCGCAAGTTCGTGCTTGCCGCCATCGAATCCGGTGCTTCCGTGGTCACCGCCAACAAGGCGCTGCTGGCCAAGTACGGCCCGGAGATCTACTCCGCCGCCGAGGCCAAGGGCGTCGACATCTACTTCGAGGCCGCTGTGGGTGGCGCGATTCCGTTCCTGCGCCCGCTGCGCGAGTCCTTGGTCGGCGACAAGGTGACCAGCATGCTCGGCATCGTCAACGGCACCACCAACTACATCCTCGACGAGATGACCACCAAGGGTCTCCAGTTTGACGACGTGCTCAAGGACGCCCAGGCCAAGGGCTACGCCGAAGCCGACCCGACCGGCGACATCGAAGGCTACGATGCTGCCAACAAGGCCGCCATCATGGCCACCCTCGGCTTCCACACCTCCGTGACCATCGACGATGTGTCCGTTGAGGGCATCACCAAGATCACCGCCGACGACATCGCCGCAGCCACCGCCGAACACAAGGTCATCAAGCTGCTCGCCGTGGTCGAGAACGGCGAGGCCGGCGTCTCCGCCCGCGTCTACCCGGCCCTGATCGACGAGAACCACCCGCTGGCCTCCGTGCACGGCTCCTTCAACGCCGTGTTCGTCAAGGCCGAGGCCGCCGACGACCTCATGTTCTACGGCCGTGGCGCCGGCGGCGCTCCGACCGCCTCCGCCGTCGTGGGCGACGTGGTGACCGAAGCCCGCCACATTGCTGCTGGCTGCACCGGCCCGTCCATCCCGCTGTACAAGAATCTGCCGAAGGCTCCGATTACCGCCTCCAAGGCTGCATTCGCCGTGCGCTTCCTGATTCACGACAAGCCGGGCGTGCTGGCCGCCATCGCCGCTGAGTTCGCCAAGAACGGTGTCTCCATCAACGGTGTGAACCAGGACCTGAAGCCCACCATGACCGATCCCGGCTACGACGGCGAGATTCAGCAGTTGCGCGTCGTGACCCACCTGACCGACGAGGAAACCCTGCGCAACACCGTCAAGGCCGTGCAGGCGCTCGACTTCGTCACCGGCGACCCGTCCATCCTGCGCGTGCTGGACTGA
- a CDS encoding diaminopimelate decarboxylase family protein yields MPISPIWPAATAVNAEGSIEFHGRTAESLLDEFGSPLYLIDTDEVVARARHFVRAAAEAFNTSTTHVSFAGKAFLSKEVVRLVTEAGMFVDTCTMGEMKIALAAGVPGRRLVLHGNNKSDEEIALAIEQGFAKIVIDEPDEPERVAAIARKLGKRARVMLRVTVGVHAGGHEYISTAHEDQKFGVPLLAAGADAAVLDVLNDLKDVTPAATNARISATHSPENGAEKTEKSERELHYDVKYPYDLSHEEVSDTDKALAAAMEAIADGPSIAVLKTILANQDVLELVGAHSHIGSNIHDADAFIHAAKRMMLLRKTLWATDAYILPEIDLGGGYSVAYTDGEDSMDIDVELTRLADAVNSTNRALGMPAPAISFEPGRYIVAPAGVTLYRVGTIKHVHLSDAKDSDGNPIAERVYVSVDGGMSDNIRPALYGADYTARLANRTGSAETMLARVCGMHCESGDIVVHEVQLPADLKRGDILAVPVTGAYGRTMASNYNQALIPVVVAVSESGAHVMLRRQTVDDLLNLDVSE; encoded by the coding sequence ATGCCTATTTCTCCAATTTGGCCGGCCGCTACGGCTGTGAATGCCGAAGGCTCCATCGAATTTCATGGTCGTACCGCCGAATCGCTGCTTGACGAGTTCGGCTCGCCGCTCTATCTCATCGACACTGATGAAGTAGTCGCACGTGCTAGGCACTTCGTGCGCGCTGCCGCCGAAGCATTCAACACCTCCACTACGCACGTGAGCTTTGCCGGCAAGGCGTTCTTGTCCAAAGAAGTCGTGCGATTGGTCACCGAGGCCGGCATGTTTGTGGACACTTGCACGATGGGCGAGATGAAAATCGCCCTCGCCGCTGGCGTTCCCGGACGTCGTCTGGTGCTGCACGGCAACAACAAGTCCGATGAGGAAATCGCGCTGGCCATCGAACAGGGCTTCGCCAAAATCGTGATCGACGAGCCCGACGAGCCGGAGCGCGTTGCTGCCATCGCCCGCAAGCTCGGCAAACGCGCCCGTGTGATGCTGCGCGTCACCGTCGGTGTCCACGCCGGCGGCCACGAGTACATCTCCACTGCTCACGAGGACCAGAAGTTCGGCGTGCCGCTGCTGGCCGCCGGGGCCGACGCCGCCGTGCTCGACGTGCTGAACGACCTCAAAGACGTGACGCCTGCCGCTACCAACGCGCGTATCTCTGCGACGCATTCCCCGGAAAATGGCGCGGAAAAGACCGAGAAATCAGAGCGCGAGCTGCACTACGACGTCAAGTACCCGTACGACCTGAGCCACGAGGAAGTCTCCGACACAGACAAGGCGCTGGCCGCCGCGATGGAAGCCATTGCGGACGGTCCGTCCATCGCCGTGCTCAAGACCATCCTCGCCAACCAGGACGTACTCGAACTGGTCGGAGCCCACTCGCACATCGGCTCCAACATCCACGATGCGGACGCCTTCATTCACGCGGCCAAGCGCATGATGCTGCTGCGCAAGACCCTGTGGGCCACCGACGCCTACATCCTGCCCGAAATCGACCTCGGCGGCGGCTACTCCGTGGCCTACACCGATGGCGAAGATTCAATGGACATTGACGTGGAACTCACTCGCTTGGCGGATGCGGTCAACAGCACCAACCGTGCGCTCGGCATGCCCGCCCCGGCCATCAGCTTCGAGCCCGGCCGCTACATCGTGGCGCCCGCCGGCGTAACCCTGTACCGCGTGGGCACCATCAAGCACGTGCACTTGTCCGATGCCAAAGACAGTGACGGCAACCCGATTGCCGAGCGCGTGTATGTGTCTGTGGATGGCGGCATGTCCGACAACATTCGCCCGGCACTCTACGGTGCCGACTACACCGCGCGTCTGGCGAATCGCACCGGTTCCGCTGAAACGATGCTTGCCCGTGTGTGCGGTATGCACTGCGAATCCGGCGACATCGTGGTTCACGAGGTGCAGTTGCCCGCCGATTTGAAGCGCGGTGACATTCTCGCCGTGCCGGTTACCGGCGCATACGGCCGCACCATGGCCAGCAACTACAACCAAGCGCTGATTCCGGTGGTGGTTGCTGTCAGCGAGTCCGGTGCGCACGTCATGCTCCGCCGCCAGACCGTAGACGACCTACTCAACCTCGACGTCAGCGAGTGA